The Armatimonadota bacterium sequence TTTGTTCCAGGGCGCCGGGCAGACCGTGAGCCGCGCATCAGCGCCGGCGGTCGCGTCGGTGTTGGCGGTGATGGGCTTCAAGGTGGCGCTGCTGTTCGTCATGGGGTACGTCGCGTCGCTGATCGGCAGCAAGGGCCTGCAGTTGTATGGCGTCTGCCGCGGGGTCAGCCCGCGATGACGATGCTGCTGGCGGTTGACGTCGGCAACAGCGAGACCAAGCTCGGGTGGTTCGAGGCCGAGCGGCTGGGCGGCCGCGAGCATTTCGCCACCGGCAGCCGCGCGCCCGCCGATGCGGTCGCGGCACTGCTGGCGCACCTGTCCGCGCCGCCGGCGGCCGCCGCCATGTGCAGCGGCATCCCCGACGCCGTCGCGCCATGGCAGGAGGCGCTGACTAACGCTTGCGGCCCCGCTCCCTTCGTCGTCGCCGGCGACAGCGACATCGGCATCATCAACCACTATGGCGATCCCGCGACCCTGGGGCCGGATCGCCTGGTGGGCGCGCTCGCGGGGCGAGAGCTTTACGGCTCGCCGATCATAGTGGTGAGCCTGGGCACGGCCACGGTCGTGGACGCGGTGTCCCGCGAGGGGGAATATCTGGGCGGGGCGATAGCTCCGGGGGTCGAGACCTCGGCGGCCGCGCTGGCAGAGCGCGCCTCGCGCCTGCTGCCGACGCGCCCAGAGCGCGCGCCGCGCGCCATCGCCGCCGACACGCGCGGCGGCATGATCGCCGGGGCTTTCTTCGGCGCCGTGGGCCAGACCCGCGAGCTGCTGGCGCGAGTGCGCGCGG is a genomic window containing:
- a CDS encoding type III pantothenate kinase, coding for MTMLLAVDVGNSETKLGWFEAERLGGREHFATGSRAPADAVAALLAHLSAPPAAAAMCSGIPDAVAPWQEALTNACGPAPFVVAGDSDIGIINHYGDPATLGPDRLVGALAGRELYGSPIIVVSLGTATVVDAVSREGEYLGGAIAPGVETSAAALAERASRLLPTRPERAPRAIAADTRGGMIAGAFFGAVGQTRELLARVRA